DNA from Oryzisolibacter sp. LB2S:
GCCAGACCCAGACCGCGCCCAGGCTCTCCACCACGGTCCAGCTCTTCACGCAGGCCGAGGCCGGGATGGTGCCCTCGTGGTAGGGAATGTCGTCGCACTTGCCATCGGGGCCGAAGCGCCAGGCGTGATACGGGCAGCGCAGGCCGTCGCCGTCGATATTCGTGCCCTGACCGTCGATCACCACATAGCTCGTGGTATTGGGCGCGGCCAGATGCGTCTTCATGTGCGGGCAATAGGCATCCAGCAGGATCACGCGACCCGAGGCGCGGCCGCGGTACAGCGCAAAGTCCTTGCCGAAAAAGCGCACCGCCAGGGGCTTGTAGGTGTCGAGCTCCGTGGACTCCGCAATCATGAACCAGCCGCGCGGGAAGGTGAACTCGCCCAGGCGATAGTCTTTCGTAGTGGCCATATCAACTGTCTCCTTGTGAATGGGTGGGTGGGGTGATCATCGGCAGCAAAGTGGAACTTCGCATACCCTATTTGGACGATGAAACGCTCGCGACGGGCGCAAAGCCCTGCTCGCGCGCAATCTGCTGCAACTCCAGCATGCCCTTGCCCCTGGCATAGGCCGGCGCGCCAGGGTCGGTGGCCAGCCAGAGCAGGGCCTGGGCAATGGCCTCGGGCGTGACGGCACCGTAGCGCTGGGCCAGCATGCCGTCATCGCCCAGCGTGGCGGTGACGGCCTCGGTGGTCACCACGCCCGGATTGACGCTGTAGGCACGCACGCGCTGCTTGCCCAGTTCGCGGTTGATACAGCCCGCCAGACGGATCAGCCCGGCCTTGGACGCGCCGTAGGCAAAGCCCCAACCGCCCTGGTCGGCAGGCAGCGGTGGGTCGTACTGACCCGCACCCGAACAGACGTTGATGACCTGCCCCCCACCCTGGGCCAGCATGCGCGGCAGCAGCCGGCGCGTGAGGTGGAACGGCGCCAGCACATTGCCCTGAAGCGTGCGCTCGAGCATGTCGTCTTCGAGGTCAAGCAGCAGCGCGTTCATCTCGCGGTCCTGGTAGACGGCGTTGTTGATCAGCAGGTCGATGCGCCCGTAGTGCGCAAGCACGGCATCGAGCGCGCGGTCGAGTGAGGCGCTGTCCATCAGGTCCATGGCATGCGCGAAGACCTGCGCCCCCACCGCCTGCACGGCCTGGGCCGTGGTGGCCAGACTGCCGCCGAGCAAGGCCCCGTCCGGCCGGCGCAGCTGATGGTCGAGCTGCTGGCCCTCCGTCTGCGTGCGCGCCGTAATGGCCACGCGCCAGCCCGCCCGGCCAAACGCTACGGCCGTCGCCGCACCAATGCCCCGGCTGGCGCCGGTGATCAAGACCACGGGTTGCTGCATTGTTTCAGTCATGTATGGGTATCTCTCGCTCATGCCACCATGGGCTGCGCCGCCAGGGCCGCGCGCCTCTCGATATACGGCCTCATCGCACCCCATGCCCACAGGGCACCGGGCAGCATCAGGCTCATCAGACACACCAGGGCCCAGCGCAGGGCGCTGTCGCCCAGACTGGGCAGCAGCAGATCGCTGAGCACGCCCGTCACGAGCGGACCAAAGCCGCTGCCAAACAGGGTGATGAAGAAATTCAGCAGCGCCACGGCCACAGCGCGCTCACCGGCGCCCACCATCTGGCTGATGGCGCTGTAGGACAGCGAGGGCCACCAGCTGGCAAAAAACGCAAAGATGGGAGCGAACACCATGGCGTGCGGCACGCGCAGGCTGCCCAGCATCCAGTACCCACCCTCGGGCCAGAGGATGAAACCCAGCGCGCAGGGCACGGCCAGCAGCATGCCCAGTGCCGGCAGGCCGATCTGCCAGCGCTCGCTGCGGCGCACCAACAGGTCGCACAACCAGCCCGCAAACAGCGACCCGAGCACCGCACCCACACCGCTGGCCACACCAAACAGCAGGCCCGCCTGGGCCAACGTCAGGCCATGGGTGCGCACGAGAAAGCTCGGTATCCACACGCCATAGCCATAGCCTGCCAGGCCGGCCAGGCCGCAGGCCAATGCCAGACGGCGAAAGGCAGCCATCTTCAGCAGCCGCCCCACCTGCTGGGCCAGCGACTCGCGCACCGGCGCCACAGGCTGCGCCGACTCGGTTTCGAACGCACCACGGCGCGGCTCGATCACCAGGAGCCACACCAGAAGCGCCAGCACCATGCCCGGTATGCCAAAGGCCGCAAAGGTATGACGCCAGCCGTAGTGCTGGGCAATCCAGGCGCCGAGCGCCAGGCCGATGAGCACACCAAAGTGCGGGCCCATCATGAACAGGCTGATGGCGAGCGAGCGCCGCTCCTTGGGATACAGGTCGGACACCACCGAGATCGACGGCGCCATGCCCCCGGCCTCACCCACGGCCACCGACATGCGCGCCAGCAGCAGCTGCCAGAACTGCGCCGCCACGCCGCAGGCCAGCGTCGCCAGGCTCCACAGGCCGCAGCAGATGGCGACGATGTTGCGCCGGTTGTACCTGTCCGCGAGCTTGCCCACGGGTACGCCGAGCACCGCATACAGCAGGCCAAAGGCCAGGCCGCTGAGCAGGCCCATCTGCGTGTCGCTGGCGCCGAACTCATGCTTGATCGGCTCGATCAGCACGGCGATGACCTGCCGGTCAATGAAGGAAAAA
Protein-coding regions in this window:
- a CDS encoding SDR family oxidoreductase, translated to MTETMQQPVVLITGASRGIGAATAVAFGRAGWRVAITARTQTEGQQLDHQLRRPDGALLGGSLATTAQAVQAVGAQVFAHAMDLMDSASLDRALDAVLAHYGRIDLLINNAVYQDREMNALLLDLEDDMLERTLQGNVLAPFHLTRRLLPRMLAQGGGQVINVCSGAGQYDPPLPADQGGWGFAYGASKAGLIRLAGCINRELGKQRVRAYSVNPGVVTTEAVTATLGDDGMLAQRYGAVTPEAIAQALLWLATDPGAPAYARGKGMLELQQIAREQGFAPVASVSSSK
- a CDS encoding MFS transporter, whose translation is MPASSTPAVTWRAHLSLLLLALVYIFSFIDRQVIAVLIEPIKHEFGASDTQMGLLSGLAFGLLYAVLGVPVGKLADRYNRRNIVAICCGLWSLATLACGVAAQFWQLLLARMSVAVGEAGGMAPSISVVSDLYPKERRSLAISLFMMGPHFGVLIGLALGAWIAQHYGWRHTFAAFGIPGMVLALLVWLLVIEPRRGAFETESAQPVAPVRESLAQQVGRLLKMAAFRRLALACGLAGLAGYGYGVWIPSFLVRTHGLTLAQAGLLFGVASGVGAVLGSLFAGWLCDLLVRRSERWQIGLPALGMLLAVPCALGFILWPEGGYWMLGSLRVPHAMVFAPIFAFFASWWPSLSYSAISQMVGAGERAVAVALLNFFITLFGSGFGPLVTGVLSDLLLPSLGDSALRWALVCLMSLMLPGALWAWGAMRPYIERRAALAAQPMVA